The sequence TCCTGCCGGCACCGGCTCAGCCTCGGTGCGGGCCTGGACGAGGAGCAGGAAGACCAGCGTTGCGGCGGTCGCGATGAGCGTCAGCGAGATCCAGATCCGCGCGACCGGCAGCGTCACGAGGTCCTCGAGCCACGGCCAGAACGTGAACGGCGTGGTGTCGACCAGGGCGTAGAGCATCGAGGCTGTAAAGCCAGCGGTCATGAGCAGATATGCCGCGAAGACGCTCCAGTTGGCCGCGGCGAGGGGGGCCAGCACGGCCATCGCCGGGAACAGGTAGCGCTCGTGGACGCGGGTCGGCAGGAAGTAGAAGGCGAAGATCACGAAGGCTCCGCCGGCCAGGATCATGCGCAGGTCCTGCCGCCGCAGCAGCGGGAGCACCGCTGCGGTCAGGCCGAGGACGAGCAGGACGGCGCCGATGTAGACCAGGTCTCCATCGGGCTTCTTGTACCCGTGGAAGAGGCCCCAGATGTTCGCCGCATTGGCCGATGACATCTCCTTGAAGCTCCCAGCGCCGATCACGCGACCGATGTACGAGATCGGATCCATGCGCAGCGGGAGCGCCACGACCAAGTAGGCGGCCGCCCCGCCAAGGGCCGAGCGAACGATGGGAACGACGCTACGGGTCGCGCGCCACTGCACGATCGCGACGACCGCGACCGGCAGCAGGACGAGCCCGAACTGCGGTTTGACCAGGAGCGCGAGCACGGCGCAGGCACCGGCCATTGCGAACCGCCTCCCGGCCAGCGCCAGCAGGGCGAGGAGATAGGCGAGCGTCCCGGCGGCGTCGACCTGTCCCCACACCGGTCCTGCCAGCAGCACGGCCGGGCTGAAGATGTAGATCGCCGGGGCCACGAGCCCCCGGACCGGGCCGACCATGCGTCGTGCCGCCACGTAGGTGACCACACCGATGGCCAGGTCGAAGGGGATCGAGAGGCCCTTGACCGCACGGGCCTGGGCGACACCGTCGAGCAGCACCCCGATCGGCCAGTACGCGTACAACAACGCCGGGTAGAGGGCGCCGTCATGGCGGTAGAAGTCCCACGGGCCGTAGATCGCCATTCTGTCCGCCCAGCGGCCGTTGACCTCCGCGTCGCCGTAGTGGCCTGTCGTGTCGAGGACAGCGAGCCGGATCGCCAGGCCTGCGGCCAGGAGCGCGGCGAGCGTCAGCCACACGAGGATCGTCCGGAGTCTGACGGTCCGCATCATCGGCGCAGCCTAGCGGCTCGCGATCAGATGCGGCAGACCGCGAAGGTCAATCCCCGGTCGTGATCGCAAGCCCGAGGAGCGTGGAATCACACGTGTTGTCTACGCCCGGATCCACGATGAAGTAGATCGACTCGCCGCGACGGACCGTGGTGGTGACGTCGAGATGGTCGCTGTCTCCCGAACGAACCTCGGACGCGAACAACGTTGAAGACTCACGGTCCACCGAGAAGCCGATGCCGCTCCCGAGCTCCTTGCAGTTGCGATCGACCATGAGCACGAAGCCGCGAATCGTCACGTCCCCAGCGACGGGGCTCGTCCAGCCGAGGATCGCAAATCGCACGCTCCCATCGGCCTTCCAGGGATGCATGACAAGCCCATCCTTGTCGCGATACACGATGACGGTCGAGGGATCGGTCCACTGGCCGTTGGCGAAGGTCGGAAGTGGCTCGTACTGGAGAGGAGCGTGCGCCCTGGGGCTGCTCAGATAGCTCCACACATTCGAGTTGCCGTACGAGTCCGGACTCGGGTTGCGCTGGCTGGGTGCCACCAGGAATTCCGCGCCGGGGTCCCACGCCAACTCCGGCCGGGCGTCCGCCGACGCGGTTGGAAACAGTGACCCGATGCGGTTAACCGTCAGCCCGCCCGCCACGACGACCAGGATCAGCACCGCCGCGGCGGCCAACACTCCCACCGGCCCGCTGCCGAGCCAGCTACGACCTGTCCGGCGAGTTCCGCCCTGAGGAGTCCTGGCCACGGACTCCAGGGCATTCTCGAGCACCTCTCGTGGCATCGGCTGCGCATCGTCAGTGAGCCAATCGTCGAGGAGGCGTTCGATCTCTTCGTCGGATCTCATCGCCTGCCTACTTCCGGCGTCGTCCGAGCATCGGCCTCAAGTGCGGCGCGCAGGGTTTTGAGGGAGTAATGGAGCCGTGAGCGCACGGTGCCCACCGGGATGTCGAGGGCTTCGGCAATCTCCTGGTTCGACAGGCCGGCGTAGTGCTTCAGAACGACCACTGCCCGATGGTCGATGGGCAGTCGCTGGAATCCGCGCTCGAGCTGGTCGCGGTCCGCTACGAGGGTCGCGTGGTCGGGCGCGAAGGTCCGGTCCGGCGTCACGGCGGCCGCGCGCAGGCCCCACAGGCGCTGACGGCCTGCCTCGGCGTAGGCAGCGCGGACGACGATGCGGTAGGCCCACGCCTGGAATCGGTCTGGATCCTTGAGCTGGGGCAGCATCCGCCAGATATCGATCATGGCCTGCTGGGCGGCGTCCTCGGCGCGTCCGGTGTCGCGCAGGATGTGATGGGCGGTGGCGTACATGCGATCACCGATCCTCACCGCAAGCGCAGCGTAGGCCGACTCGTCGCCCTGCTGCGCGCGCTCGACCAGCTCGCGATCCAATGCCCGCCCTCGTCGCCCGCGACCTGGCTCGACAGGTCGACGCGTAAGGCGGCATCTTC is a genomic window of Chloroflexota bacterium containing:
- a CDS encoding RNA polymerase sigma factor, with amino-acid sequence MDRELVERAQQGDESAYAALAVRIGDRMYATAHHILRDTGRAEDAAQQAMIDIWRMLPQLKDPDRFQAWAYRIVVRAAYAEAGRQRLWGLRAAAVTPDRTFAPDHATLVADRDQLERGFQRLPIDHRAVVVLKHYAGLSNQEIAEALDIPVGTVRSRLHYSLKTLRAALEADARTTPEVGRR